One Neodiprion pinetum isolate iyNeoPine1 chromosome 1, iyNeoPine1.2, whole genome shotgun sequence genomic window carries:
- the LOC124211974 gene encoding serine-rich adhesin for platelets-like isoform X3 — protein MSILHRISVIAICASFICAANGQATCALSYENGTELSDTYWSFGFVLDTIDDTSESGTVLLNMTASSITSISTIVADSDSGYFYMQPVLEDGQFIVTLTDYFSQYEELESTTTMLVTITFVCSVNTRSLEIYQPITDTNNNYPEFQDAPYTYELPMPFPSGFSVQLFGTISAKDIDLTNTNISFTLNSSDPNANGFSASWLSQDTSDTKLHYAQLLTTALLNIEEDVTFKIYATDTGTPALTSETNITISVDEENSTPSSPIFTYPIYISDLSGLTFEEANGTTVVFNQGDITLSQGASNTTSFTIVDNIGSYEDNFLITVSEDYTTISITLQNVTDEFLAEYYVILTLTAARTGATDTGITILHIALPGIVSTECSSTTTGESTTIITSTVGSTATISAVTSETESTTATTTITECPTITTDECVCDSSTTVTSAYENTYTMTTDGSENSTTTSTGDGVTDTTESVATAATTVETTECPVVTVTQECDCTESTVTTSYSATTNTEATDSLTTTLSPENETTTLSTEDGTTVTTTATVTPGLSFSSSTYRFDKDSTFTGVLMTQTAVATNAEGTIMYSVSINDDDLSSRVIIDSDTAALEVTAAISPGVYTFQILATIDDLSLSTSATVILVISTLTECSGDIVFGYALQIIELEEESAHENILPLDDNGCNYTIYSQTPSQDLFTITGNYLNTVAIDREASYFSNMTVAQVRVIIDASCPNDTDATNNTTTTRSKRDTEYEVLTENIAYERTRTILVVIITDINDNAPVWNSNTPTYIGFPGYELAQLILVPYVYQLGATDADIDDNAMVTYTLGSGSDDVFYIHNTDGTLYIQQGVYTEDGYQFTVTATDGTFETSTDLTVRTLASSNVAVLFISGGLLEDVDYIVEELSTSTGYWVQALTSAVISESDAANFTSLKSLSSWTKRATDTNTLLRLVLYGLNITEPVASEILVSTVESTNFTWGISDLVTLESILADSSESGMLAEFDTRGYWAAIIVLSVLLLLLIITAGVVYFLFCRPNKSTSVESDVSYENFENRQSNQSNGTSPNLTKRKSVAFSSTVEEIEVARL, from the exons ATGAGTATCCTTCATCGGATATCCGTCATTGCGATATGTGCCAGTTTCATCTGCGCGGCTAATGGACAGGCCA CTTGTGCGCTGTCATATGAAAATGGAACGGAACTGTCGGATACGTATTGGAGTTTTGGATTCGTTCTGGACACTATAGATGACACGTCTGAATCAGGAACGGTTCTGCTTAATATGACGGCTTCTTCGATTACAAGTATTAGCACTATTGTGGCTGATAGTGACAGTGGGTACTTCTACATGCAGCCGGTTCTGGAAGACGGACAATTCATCGTAACCCTGACCGACTACTTTTCACAATACGAAGAGCTCGAG TCCACAACGACGATGCTCGTCACTATAACATTCGTATGTTCAGTCAACACCCGATCACTA GAAATCTATCAACCGATAACGGACACAAACAACAACTATCCCGAGTTCCAGGATGCTCCTTATACTTACGAGCTTCCAATGCCTTTCCCATCAGGATTCTCTGTACAACTATTCGGCACAATTTCTGCTAAGGACATCGATCTCACGAATACGAATATCAGTTTCACTTTAAACTCTTCTGATCCCAATGCTAATGGGTTTTCTGCATCGTGGTTATCTCAAGATACATCAGATACCAAACTACATTATGCTCAGCTATTGACTACGGCTCTTCTAAATATCGAAGAAGATGTAACGTTCAAGATTTACGCAACG GATACCGGTACACCTGCTTTGACTTCTGAAACGAACATTACTATCAGCGTGGATGAAGAAAACAGTACTCCCTCTAGTCCAATATTCACGTATCCGATTTACATCTCGGATCTCTCCGGTCTCACTTTCGAAGAG GCAAATGGCACAACGGTGGTCTTCAATCAAGGCGACATCACCTTGAGTCAAGGAGCCAGTAATACAACGTCGTTCACAATCGTTGACAATATAGGGA GTTACGAAGACAATTTCCTGATCACCGTTAGTGAAGACTACACCACCATTAGCATAACTCTGCAGAATGTGACTGATGAATTTCTTGCTGAATACTACGTCATCCTAACTCTAACT GCAGCAAGAACTGGCGCCACAGATACAGGAATAACCATTTTGCACATTGCTTTACCCGGAATTGTTTCTACGGAATGCAGTTCAACTACAACAGGAGAAAGTACGACCATTATCACTTCAACGGTGGGATCCACAGCAACTATTTCAGCAGTGACAAGTGAAACAGAAT CAACGACAGCAACTACCACAATCACTGAATGCCCGACGATCACCACGGACGAATGTGTCTGCGATTCTTCCACGACAGTTACGTCTGCATACGAAAACACCTATACGATGACTACTGACGGaagtgaaaattcaacaacgACCAGTACCGGTGATGGCGTAACTGATACTACAGAAAGTGTTGCAACGGCCGCGACTACAG TCGAAACGACCGAATGCCCGGTTGTAACTGTTACTCAAGAATGTGACTGCACTGAATCAACGGTGACTACATCCTACTCGGCTACAACTAACACAGAAGCAACTGATAGCTTAACCACAACCCTATCACCGGAAAATGAAACCACAACTTTGTCTACCGAAGATGGTACTACGGTTACGACAACCGCGACTGTTACTCCTGGCTTGAGTTTCTCGAGTAGTACCTACAGATTTGACAAGGACTCTACCTTCACTGGGGTTCTTATGACGCAAACAGCAGTGGCCACTAATGCTGAAGGAACCATTATGTATTCTGTGTCTATTAACGATG ACGATCTTTCCTCCAGGGTCATTATAGACAGCGACACTGCTGCATTAGAAGTTACAGCGGCAATCAGCCCGGGAGTTTACACATTCCAAATTTTAGCGACTATCGATGATTTGAGCCTAAGTACATCGGCAACCGTAATTCTTGTAATCAGCACGCTAACCGAGTGCAGTGGTGACATCGTATTTGGTTATGCTCTCCAGATTATCGAACTTGAAGAAGAGTCAGCCCATGAAAATATACTCCCACTCGATGATAATGGGTGCAACTATACTATTTATTCACAAACACCTAGCCAAG ACTTATTTACTATTACCGGCAACTACCTCAACACGGTCGCCATTGACAGAGAGGCTTCATACTTCAGTAACATGACAGTGGCTCAAGTTCGTGTGATCATCGATGCGAGCTGTCCGAACGATACAGACGCTACGAACAACACGACGACTACCAGATCAAAACGAGACACGGAATATGAAGTCTTAACCGAGAACATCGCATATGAGCGCACCAGAACTATTTTGGTTGTCATTATCACAGACATAAACGACAATGCTCCTGTTTGGAATTCAAACACACCAACCTACATAGGGTTCCCTGGATACGAGCTGGCGCAACTTATTCTCGTTCCCTACGTCTATCAACTTGGG GCAACTGACGCCGACATTGATGATAATGCAATGGTTACGTACACTCTAGGAAGTGGTTCCGACGATGTATTCTACATCCACAACACGGATGGAACACTCTACATACAGCAGGGAGTCTACACCGAAGACGGTTACCAATTCACGGTCACCGCGACCGACGGCACCTTCGAAACATCAACAGATCTGACAGTTAGAACACTCGCGAGTAGCAATGTAGCTGTTCTATTCATCAGCGGTGGCCTTTTAGAAGATGTTGATTACATCGTAGAGGAGCTGAGCACGAGTACAGGATATTGGGTTCAAGCGCTCACTTCGGCTGTAATATCCGAAAGCGATGCTGCAAATTTCACCTCCTTAAAGTCACTCTCCAGCTGGACAAAAAGAGCAACCGATACCAATACCCTTCTTCGACTTGTCCTCTACGGACTGAATATCACCGAGCCTGTGGCCAGCGAAATTCTAGTCTC AACCGTCGAAAGTACTAACTTCACTTGGGGAATCAGCGACTTGGTGACATTGGAATCCATTCTAGCTGACAGTTCGGAATCCGGCATGTTGGCAGAATTCGATACTCGCGGTTATTGGGCGGCGATCATTGTACTATCAGTGCTTTTGTTATTACTCATAATTACCGCTGGTGTTGTATACTTCTTGTTCTGCAG ACCCAACAAATCCACGTCAGTGGAATCCGATGTCTCGTACGAGAACTTTGAGAATCGTCAATCAAACCAAAGTAACGG TACCTCACCTAATCttacgaaaagaaaatcagTGGCATTCAGCAGCACCGTTGAAGAAATCGAAGTTGCCAGACTTTGA
- the LOC124211974 gene encoding serine-rich adhesin for platelets-like isoform X2: MSILHRISVIAICASFICAANGQATCALSYENGTELSDTYWSFGFVLDTIDDTSESGTVLLNMTASSITSISTIVADSDSGYFYMQPVLEDGQFIVTLTDYFSQYEELESTTTMLVTITFVCSVNTRSLEIYQPITDTNNNYPEFQDAPYTYELPMPFPSGFSVQLFGTISAKDIDLTNTNISFTLNSSDPNANGFSASWLSQDTSDTKLHYAQLLTTALLNIEEDVTFKIYATDTGTPALTSETNITISVDEENSTPSSPIFTYPIYISDLSGLTFEEANGTTVVFNQGDITLSQGASNTTSFTIVDNIGSYEDNFLITVSEDYTTISITLQNVTDEFLAEYYVILTLTAARTGATDTGITILHIALPGIVSTECSSTTTGESTTIITSTVGSTATISAVTSETESTTATTTITECPTITTDECVCDSSTTVTSAYENTYTMTTDGSENSTTTSTGDGVTDTTESVATAATTVETTECPVVTVTQECDCTESTVTTSYSATTNTEATDSLTTTLSPENETTTLSTEDGTTVTTTATVTPGLSFSSSTYRFDKDSTFTGVLMTQTAVATNAEGTIMYSVSINDDDLSSRVIIDSDTAALEVTAAISPGVYTFQILATIDDLSLSTSATVILVISTLTECSGDIVFGYALQIIELEEESAHENILPLDDNGCNYTIYSQTPSQDLFTITGNYLNTVAIDREASYFSNMTVAQVRVIIDASCPNDTDATNNTTTTRSKRDTEYEVLTENIAYERTRTILVVIITDINDNAPVWNSNTPTYIGFPGYELAQLILVPYVYQLGATDADIDDNAMVTYTLGSGSDDVFYIHNTDGTLYIQQGVYTEDGYQFTVTATDGTFETSTDLTVRTLASSNVAVLFISGGLLEDVDYIVEELSTSTGYWVQALTSAVISESDAANFTSLKSLSSWTKRATDTNTLLRLVLYGLNITEPVASEILVSTVESTNFTWGISDLVTLESILADSSESGMLAEFDTRGYWAAIIVLSVLLLLLIITAGVVYFLFCRPNKSTSVESDVSYENFENRQSNQSNGSYYVKSVTLSESQDHVTSPNLTKRKSVAFSSTVEEIEVARL, encoded by the exons ATGAGTATCCTTCATCGGATATCCGTCATTGCGATATGTGCCAGTTTCATCTGCGCGGCTAATGGACAGGCCA CTTGTGCGCTGTCATATGAAAATGGAACGGAACTGTCGGATACGTATTGGAGTTTTGGATTCGTTCTGGACACTATAGATGACACGTCTGAATCAGGAACGGTTCTGCTTAATATGACGGCTTCTTCGATTACAAGTATTAGCACTATTGTGGCTGATAGTGACAGTGGGTACTTCTACATGCAGCCGGTTCTGGAAGACGGACAATTCATCGTAACCCTGACCGACTACTTTTCACAATACGAAGAGCTCGAG TCCACAACGACGATGCTCGTCACTATAACATTCGTATGTTCAGTCAACACCCGATCACTA GAAATCTATCAACCGATAACGGACACAAACAACAACTATCCCGAGTTCCAGGATGCTCCTTATACTTACGAGCTTCCAATGCCTTTCCCATCAGGATTCTCTGTACAACTATTCGGCACAATTTCTGCTAAGGACATCGATCTCACGAATACGAATATCAGTTTCACTTTAAACTCTTCTGATCCCAATGCTAATGGGTTTTCTGCATCGTGGTTATCTCAAGATACATCAGATACCAAACTACATTATGCTCAGCTATTGACTACGGCTCTTCTAAATATCGAAGAAGATGTAACGTTCAAGATTTACGCAACG GATACCGGTACACCTGCTTTGACTTCTGAAACGAACATTACTATCAGCGTGGATGAAGAAAACAGTACTCCCTCTAGTCCAATATTCACGTATCCGATTTACATCTCGGATCTCTCCGGTCTCACTTTCGAAGAG GCAAATGGCACAACGGTGGTCTTCAATCAAGGCGACATCACCTTGAGTCAAGGAGCCAGTAATACAACGTCGTTCACAATCGTTGACAATATAGGGA GTTACGAAGACAATTTCCTGATCACCGTTAGTGAAGACTACACCACCATTAGCATAACTCTGCAGAATGTGACTGATGAATTTCTTGCTGAATACTACGTCATCCTAACTCTAACT GCAGCAAGAACTGGCGCCACAGATACAGGAATAACCATTTTGCACATTGCTTTACCCGGAATTGTTTCTACGGAATGCAGTTCAACTACAACAGGAGAAAGTACGACCATTATCACTTCAACGGTGGGATCCACAGCAACTATTTCAGCAGTGACAAGTGAAACAGAAT CAACGACAGCAACTACCACAATCACTGAATGCCCGACGATCACCACGGACGAATGTGTCTGCGATTCTTCCACGACAGTTACGTCTGCATACGAAAACACCTATACGATGACTACTGACGGaagtgaaaattcaacaacgACCAGTACCGGTGATGGCGTAACTGATACTACAGAAAGTGTTGCAACGGCCGCGACTACAG TCGAAACGACCGAATGCCCGGTTGTAACTGTTACTCAAGAATGTGACTGCACTGAATCAACGGTGACTACATCCTACTCGGCTACAACTAACACAGAAGCAACTGATAGCTTAACCACAACCCTATCACCGGAAAATGAAACCACAACTTTGTCTACCGAAGATGGTACTACGGTTACGACAACCGCGACTGTTACTCCTGGCTTGAGTTTCTCGAGTAGTACCTACAGATTTGACAAGGACTCTACCTTCACTGGGGTTCTTATGACGCAAACAGCAGTGGCCACTAATGCTGAAGGAACCATTATGTATTCTGTGTCTATTAACGATG ACGATCTTTCCTCCAGGGTCATTATAGACAGCGACACTGCTGCATTAGAAGTTACAGCGGCAATCAGCCCGGGAGTTTACACATTCCAAATTTTAGCGACTATCGATGATTTGAGCCTAAGTACATCGGCAACCGTAATTCTTGTAATCAGCACGCTAACCGAGTGCAGTGGTGACATCGTATTTGGTTATGCTCTCCAGATTATCGAACTTGAAGAAGAGTCAGCCCATGAAAATATACTCCCACTCGATGATAATGGGTGCAACTATACTATTTATTCACAAACACCTAGCCAAG ACTTATTTACTATTACCGGCAACTACCTCAACACGGTCGCCATTGACAGAGAGGCTTCATACTTCAGTAACATGACAGTGGCTCAAGTTCGTGTGATCATCGATGCGAGCTGTCCGAACGATACAGACGCTACGAACAACACGACGACTACCAGATCAAAACGAGACACGGAATATGAAGTCTTAACCGAGAACATCGCATATGAGCGCACCAGAACTATTTTGGTTGTCATTATCACAGACATAAACGACAATGCTCCTGTTTGGAATTCAAACACACCAACCTACATAGGGTTCCCTGGATACGAGCTGGCGCAACTTATTCTCGTTCCCTACGTCTATCAACTTGGG GCAACTGACGCCGACATTGATGATAATGCAATGGTTACGTACACTCTAGGAAGTGGTTCCGACGATGTATTCTACATCCACAACACGGATGGAACACTCTACATACAGCAGGGAGTCTACACCGAAGACGGTTACCAATTCACGGTCACCGCGACCGACGGCACCTTCGAAACATCAACAGATCTGACAGTTAGAACACTCGCGAGTAGCAATGTAGCTGTTCTATTCATCAGCGGTGGCCTTTTAGAAGATGTTGATTACATCGTAGAGGAGCTGAGCACGAGTACAGGATATTGGGTTCAAGCGCTCACTTCGGCTGTAATATCCGAAAGCGATGCTGCAAATTTCACCTCCTTAAAGTCACTCTCCAGCTGGACAAAAAGAGCAACCGATACCAATACCCTTCTTCGACTTGTCCTCTACGGACTGAATATCACCGAGCCTGTGGCCAGCGAAATTCTAGTCTC AACCGTCGAAAGTACTAACTTCACTTGGGGAATCAGCGACTTGGTGACATTGGAATCCATTCTAGCTGACAGTTCGGAATCCGGCATGTTGGCAGAATTCGATACTCGCGGTTATTGGGCGGCGATCATTGTACTATCAGTGCTTTTGTTATTACTCATAATTACCGCTGGTGTTGTATACTTCTTGTTCTGCAG ACCCAACAAATCCACGTCAGTGGAATCCGATGTCTCGTACGAGAACTTTGAGAATCGTCAATCAAACCAAAGTAACGG AAGTTACTACGTGAAATCAGTAACCTTGAGCGAGTCACAGGATCATGT TACCTCACCTAATCttacgaaaagaaaatcagTGGCATTCAGCAGCACCGTTGAAGAAATCGAAGTTGCCAGACTTTGA
- the LOC124211974 gene encoding serine-rich adhesin for platelets-like isoform X1: MSILHRISVIAICASFICAANGQATCALSYENGTELSDTYWSFGFVLDTIDDTSESGTVLLNMTASSITSISTIVADSDSGYFYMQPVLEDGQFIVTLTDYFSQYEELESTTTMLVTITFVCSVNTRSLEIYQPITDTNNNYPEFQDAPYTYELPMPFPSGFSVQLFGTISAKDIDLTNTNISFTLNSSDPNANGFSASWLSQDTSDTKLHYAQLLTTALLNIEEDVTFKIYATDTGTPALTSETNITISVDEENSTPSSPIFTYPIYISDLSGLTFEEANGTTVVFNQGDITLSQGASNTTSFTIVDNIGSYEDNFLITVSEDYTTISITLQNVTDEFLAEYYVILTLTAARTGATDTGITILHIALPGIVSTECSSTTTGESTTIITSTVGSTATISAVTSETESTTATTTITECPTITTDECVCDSSTTVTSAYENTYTMTTDGSENSTTTSTGDGVTDTTESVATAATTVETTECPVVTVTQECDCTESTVTTSYSATTNTEATDSLTTTLSPENETTTLSTEDGTTVTTTATVTPGLSFSSSTYRFDKDSTFTGVLMTQTAVATNAEGTIMYSVSINDDDLSSRVIIDSDTAALEVTAAISPGVYTFQILATIDDLSLSTSATVILVISTLTECSGDIVFGYALQIIELEEESAHENILPLDDNGCNYTIYSQTPSQDLFTITGNYLNTVAIDREASYFSNMTVAQVRVIIDASCPNDTDATNNTTTTRSKRDTEYEVLTENIAYERTRTILVVIITDINDNAPVWNSNTPTYIGFPGYELAQLILVPYVYQLGATDADIDDNAMVTYTLGSGSDDVFYIHNTDGTLYIQQGVYTEDGYQFTVTATDGTFETSTDLTVRTLASSNVAVLFISGGLLEDVDYIVEELSTSTGYWVQALTSAVISESDAANFTSLKSLSSWTKRATDTNTLLRLVLYGLNITEPVASEILVSTVESTNFTWGISDLVTLESILADSSESGMLAEFDTRGYWAAIIVLSVLLLLLIITAGVVYFLFCRPNKSTSVESDVSYENFENRQSNQSNGSYYVKSVTLSESQDHVSESTDSTNAEWVLNQTTKPDKLFFENNCSFSTLKGSNDGDITFVTRNESRQDTSPNLTKRKSVAFSSTVEEIEVARL, translated from the exons ATGAGTATCCTTCATCGGATATCCGTCATTGCGATATGTGCCAGTTTCATCTGCGCGGCTAATGGACAGGCCA CTTGTGCGCTGTCATATGAAAATGGAACGGAACTGTCGGATACGTATTGGAGTTTTGGATTCGTTCTGGACACTATAGATGACACGTCTGAATCAGGAACGGTTCTGCTTAATATGACGGCTTCTTCGATTACAAGTATTAGCACTATTGTGGCTGATAGTGACAGTGGGTACTTCTACATGCAGCCGGTTCTGGAAGACGGACAATTCATCGTAACCCTGACCGACTACTTTTCACAATACGAAGAGCTCGAG TCCACAACGACGATGCTCGTCACTATAACATTCGTATGTTCAGTCAACACCCGATCACTA GAAATCTATCAACCGATAACGGACACAAACAACAACTATCCCGAGTTCCAGGATGCTCCTTATACTTACGAGCTTCCAATGCCTTTCCCATCAGGATTCTCTGTACAACTATTCGGCACAATTTCTGCTAAGGACATCGATCTCACGAATACGAATATCAGTTTCACTTTAAACTCTTCTGATCCCAATGCTAATGGGTTTTCTGCATCGTGGTTATCTCAAGATACATCAGATACCAAACTACATTATGCTCAGCTATTGACTACGGCTCTTCTAAATATCGAAGAAGATGTAACGTTCAAGATTTACGCAACG GATACCGGTACACCTGCTTTGACTTCTGAAACGAACATTACTATCAGCGTGGATGAAGAAAACAGTACTCCCTCTAGTCCAATATTCACGTATCCGATTTACATCTCGGATCTCTCCGGTCTCACTTTCGAAGAG GCAAATGGCACAACGGTGGTCTTCAATCAAGGCGACATCACCTTGAGTCAAGGAGCCAGTAATACAACGTCGTTCACAATCGTTGACAATATAGGGA GTTACGAAGACAATTTCCTGATCACCGTTAGTGAAGACTACACCACCATTAGCATAACTCTGCAGAATGTGACTGATGAATTTCTTGCTGAATACTACGTCATCCTAACTCTAACT GCAGCAAGAACTGGCGCCACAGATACAGGAATAACCATTTTGCACATTGCTTTACCCGGAATTGTTTCTACGGAATGCAGTTCAACTACAACAGGAGAAAGTACGACCATTATCACTTCAACGGTGGGATCCACAGCAACTATTTCAGCAGTGACAAGTGAAACAGAAT CAACGACAGCAACTACCACAATCACTGAATGCCCGACGATCACCACGGACGAATGTGTCTGCGATTCTTCCACGACAGTTACGTCTGCATACGAAAACACCTATACGATGACTACTGACGGaagtgaaaattcaacaacgACCAGTACCGGTGATGGCGTAACTGATACTACAGAAAGTGTTGCAACGGCCGCGACTACAG TCGAAACGACCGAATGCCCGGTTGTAACTGTTACTCAAGAATGTGACTGCACTGAATCAACGGTGACTACATCCTACTCGGCTACAACTAACACAGAAGCAACTGATAGCTTAACCACAACCCTATCACCGGAAAATGAAACCACAACTTTGTCTACCGAAGATGGTACTACGGTTACGACAACCGCGACTGTTACTCCTGGCTTGAGTTTCTCGAGTAGTACCTACAGATTTGACAAGGACTCTACCTTCACTGGGGTTCTTATGACGCAAACAGCAGTGGCCACTAATGCTGAAGGAACCATTATGTATTCTGTGTCTATTAACGATG ACGATCTTTCCTCCAGGGTCATTATAGACAGCGACACTGCTGCATTAGAAGTTACAGCGGCAATCAGCCCGGGAGTTTACACATTCCAAATTTTAGCGACTATCGATGATTTGAGCCTAAGTACATCGGCAACCGTAATTCTTGTAATCAGCACGCTAACCGAGTGCAGTGGTGACATCGTATTTGGTTATGCTCTCCAGATTATCGAACTTGAAGAAGAGTCAGCCCATGAAAATATACTCCCACTCGATGATAATGGGTGCAACTATACTATTTATTCACAAACACCTAGCCAAG ACTTATTTACTATTACCGGCAACTACCTCAACACGGTCGCCATTGACAGAGAGGCTTCATACTTCAGTAACATGACAGTGGCTCAAGTTCGTGTGATCATCGATGCGAGCTGTCCGAACGATACAGACGCTACGAACAACACGACGACTACCAGATCAAAACGAGACACGGAATATGAAGTCTTAACCGAGAACATCGCATATGAGCGCACCAGAACTATTTTGGTTGTCATTATCACAGACATAAACGACAATGCTCCTGTTTGGAATTCAAACACACCAACCTACATAGGGTTCCCTGGATACGAGCTGGCGCAACTTATTCTCGTTCCCTACGTCTATCAACTTGGG GCAACTGACGCCGACATTGATGATAATGCAATGGTTACGTACACTCTAGGAAGTGGTTCCGACGATGTATTCTACATCCACAACACGGATGGAACACTCTACATACAGCAGGGAGTCTACACCGAAGACGGTTACCAATTCACGGTCACCGCGACCGACGGCACCTTCGAAACATCAACAGATCTGACAGTTAGAACACTCGCGAGTAGCAATGTAGCTGTTCTATTCATCAGCGGTGGCCTTTTAGAAGATGTTGATTACATCGTAGAGGAGCTGAGCACGAGTACAGGATATTGGGTTCAAGCGCTCACTTCGGCTGTAATATCCGAAAGCGATGCTGCAAATTTCACCTCCTTAAAGTCACTCTCCAGCTGGACAAAAAGAGCAACCGATACCAATACCCTTCTTCGACTTGTCCTCTACGGACTGAATATCACCGAGCCTGTGGCCAGCGAAATTCTAGTCTC AACCGTCGAAAGTACTAACTTCACTTGGGGAATCAGCGACTTGGTGACATTGGAATCCATTCTAGCTGACAGTTCGGAATCCGGCATGTTGGCAGAATTCGATACTCGCGGTTATTGGGCGGCGATCATTGTACTATCAGTGCTTTTGTTATTACTCATAATTACCGCTGGTGTTGTATACTTCTTGTTCTGCAG ACCCAACAAATCCACGTCAGTGGAATCCGATGTCTCGTACGAGAACTTTGAGAATCGTCAATCAAACCAAAGTAACGG AAGTTACTACGTGAAATCAGTAACCTTGAGCGAGTCACAGGATCATGT ATCGGAGTCTACAGACTCAACGAATGCTGAATGGGTTTTGAATCAAACGACAAAACCAGACAAATTATTCTTCGAAAATAACTGCTCATTCAGTACTCTGAAAGGAAGTAATGACGGCGATATTACATTTGTCACACGAAACGAGAGTAGACAAGA TACCTCACCTAATCttacgaaaagaaaatcagTGGCATTCAGCAGCACCGTTGAAGAAATCGAAGTTGCCAGACTTTGA